The genomic segment TTCCTACTATTATCACAATTTCCGGTAGATACGCTGCAATTGATAGATGTAAAAATGTCATTTTAATAAAGATAGATGTCAACAACAAGATAACCGCTAAAAAAGCAATCTCATTACCTAATTTTTGTTCCATCTGTATCGTTCGCTCATCTTGAAAGACTCGTTTCTTTTCAATTTTCATTTTTATTTTTATTTTCCTCCCAAAATAATTGATCTAATGTTTTACCCAATCGTTTACAAATTGCAATGCATAAACCGAGGCTAGGATTATACTTACCTGCTTCAATCAGACCAATCGTTTGTCTTGTTACACCAATTGCATCGGCCAAATCTCCTTGGGTCAAATCATGCTCAACCCGAGCTATTTTTAATTTAAGGTTTTTCGTCATTCTCTTTATCCTCTTGACTAAAATCACTTTTTTTCTTTGCCGCATACAAGGTGAAACCCAAAATTATATTACTAAAACCTATAACTATGAACGTCCGATTTTTCTGAGTT from the Streptococcus constellatus subsp. constellatus genome contains:
- a CDS encoding helix-turn-helix transcriptional regulator; protein product: MTKNLKLKIARVEHDLTQGDLADAIGVTRQTIGLIEAGKYNPSLGLCIAICKRLGKTLDQLFWEENKNKNEN